CCCGCCGAAATGTTCGGCGGCCTTCTCGCCGTTCACCCATATCTCGCTCTTCCCCATGATCCCTTCAAAATACAGGGTATTTCTCTTGCCTTTCAGATCGGCAGGCGCCGTAAACGTCTTCCGGTACCAGACCGGTCCCTGGTAATTGGAGCAGCCGCTGGCCTCTTCCGGCAGCAATTCGGTTCCGTCGGGGAGATTCACGGACTGCCAGGAAGAATCGTCAAAATCCGCTCCGGTCACGCCCTGCGGAGCATCCTTCCCCTTGAAAAACTTCCAGCCTACGTTCATACCGTACACATGCCTTTTGGTCGTTTGTTCCGGCAGGCGAAGCGCTCCGGCTACGGAATACTGGCCTGTGGAGGAAGCCGCCTCCTCGGCGGCGGTTTTCTGGTCCGCAGGCGCAGACATGGCGGACAAAACCGCGGCCGCCCAAAAAACAGGAGAGATGTTCATAAATAATAAATGGGAGTTTCTATTGCAAAGACCTTTTACGGAAAAATCCGTGCGGGTCTTTCACTCCTATAATACATCCTTGCTGATAATGCAAATACATACGTCATCAGGCATCTTCCGCTTGACCTGACTGGCATGTTTTTTCATAGTCAATTCGTCCTGTGCGGAACCGTTCCGCAGCCCCGGCTCCGGGGGTCAGACTTTCAGTCCCGTGAAAAGGAAAAAGCATGACTCCCCCTGGGTTAGACCGGGACGCCCGCTTTTATCCACTAGTTTTTTTATGTCATCTTTCTTTCAGAAAATTGTCAAACTGTTCTCCTATGACATTGGCATTGACCTGGGCACAGCCAATACGCTGGTCAACGTCAAGGACCAGGGCATCGTCCTGCGCGAGCCCTCCGTCGTAGCCGTCAAGGGGGACAAGGTACTGGCCGTGGGGGACGAAGCCAAGCGCATGCTGGGCCGTACCCCCGGTTCCGTCACGGCCATCCGGCCGCTGAAGGACGGCGTCATTGCCGACTTCTACATCACGGAGGAAATGCTCCGCTACTTTATCAAAAAGGCTACGGCCAGGTACTACCTGATCAAGCCGCGCGTGCTCATCGCCATTCCCTCCGGCATCACGGAAGTGGAGCGCAGGGCCGTCAAGGAATCCGCGGAAGCGGCGGGCGCGCGGCGCGTACACCTGATTGAGGAACCGATGGCGGCCGCCATCGGCGTGGGCCTGCCTGTTCAAGAAGCCGCCGGCAACATGATCGTGGACATCGGCGGCGGCACTACGGAAGTGGCCCTCATCTCCCTTTCCGGCATCGTTTACAGCCGTTCCGTACGCTGCGCCGGGGACGAACTGGACGACGCCATCATCTCCTACATGAGGAGAACTTACAATCTCATGGTCGGGGAACGCACCGCCGAGGACATTAAAATCCGCATCGGCTCTGCCTATCCCCTGCCACAGGAACTCTCTATCGAGGTCAAGGGCCGCGACCTGGTCGCGGGCCTTCCCAAGACAGTGACCATCCGCTCTGAAGAAGTGCGGGAAGCACTCACGGAACAACTCAATACCATTGTTGACGCCGTGCGCACGACTCTGGAACGCTGCCCCCCCGAACTTGCCGCCGACCTCGTGGACCGGGGGATCGTTCTGGCCGGCGGAGGCGCCTTGCTGCGCGGACTGGATCAGCTCCTTCACGAGCAGACCGGCCTGCCTATCCACATCGCGGAAGATCCGCTCAGCGCAGTTGCGGAAGGGACGGGAAAAGCCCTTCAGGAACTGGACTTCTTCACTAATGTTACGGATGCGGAAGACTGAATCCGGCAGAGCCGGCTCCACTTGTCCGGCCTTCCGCTTTCATCTCCCCGCATCCGGTCAAACGCATCTGCCCGCCATGATTCCTTTCCGGCCATTTCCAAAACTTTCATTCCAGCCACTCCCGCCGGGGAATGGCCTTCCGGAAACATTACGGGCAATAGCACACCCTAGCTTACTCACACCCCGTGTTTACAAAAATGCTTAAAAAAATCAAAAGAGCCTTCGGCTTCGGATCATGTGATCCCATGGAAGGCTCCACCATCATCATCAATGCCGAAAAACTCGAACGCCGCGTAGCCCTTCTGGAAAACGGCGTGCTGGAAGAATACACCATCGAGCGCGAAGGCGAAGACAACATCGTTGGCGGCATCTTCAAGGGCCGCGTCAAAAACATAGAACCGGGCCTCAAGGCCATGTTCGTGGACATCGGCCAGGAAAAAAACGCGTTCCTCCACTTCTGGGACGCCCTGCCCGCCGCGCTGGACTCCAGCCTGGAAGAAATCGAACGCGAAGGCCGCCCCAAGAAGCAGCAGCGCAAAATCACCTCCAAGGACATTCCGGACATCTATCCCATCGGGTCTGAAATCATGGTGCAGGTCACCAAGGGTCCTATCGGCACGAAAGGCCCGCGCGTCACCACCAATGTCTCCCTGGCCGGACGCTACCTCGTCCTGATGCCCTTCACGGACCAGTTCGGCATCTCCCGCAAGATCGAAGACCCGAAGGAACGCCTGCGCCTGCGCCAGATCATGCAGAAGCTGAACGTGCCGGACGGCATGGGCATCATCATGCGCACGGTCGCCCAGGGGCAGCGCTACCGCCACTTCGTCCGGGACCTGGCCATGCTGCTGGAACAATGGTACTCCGTGGAAGAAAAGAAAGAGGCCAACCCGGCCCCCGTGTGCGTGTACAAGGAACCGGACCTCATTGAACGCACCGCCCGCGACTTCCTGACAGACACCGTGGACAACATCATTTGCGACGACTCGGAAACCACGGAACACATGCGCTCCATCGCCGGCAAGATTTCCCGCCGTGCCAAGCGCCATATCCAGCACTTCCCCGTCCGCACGCCCATCTTTGAAGAACTGGGTATTGAAAAGCAGATCAACGAGGCATTCCAGCGCCAGGTGCTCCTGCCCTGCGGCGGCTACCTGGTCATTGACGAAACGGAAGCCCTGATCGCCATCGACGTGAACACCGGGCGCAACAAGGGAACCAAGGACCTGGACAAAACCATTCTGGACACCAACCTGGAAGCGGCCTATGAAATCGCCCGCCAGCTCCGCCTGCGCAACATCGGCGGCCTGGTGGTGGTGGACTTCATCGACATGCGCCACAGGAAGGACCAGCAGGCCGTTTATAAGGCCATGAAGGAACGCCTGAAACGTGACAAGGCCAAGACCCAGGTACTCCAGATCACCCCCATCGGCCTGATGGAAATGACCCGCCAGCGCCTCAACGAAAGCCTGCGGGAATCCGTCCACGATCCCTGCCCCTACTGCTCCGGACGCGGACGCATCAAATCCGTGATGACCATGAGCGTGGAAATTCAGCGCCAGATCTACGCCTGCATCCAGAAATACCGCGACACCATCGGTGACATGGTCATCGTCGTGAACTCGGAAGTGCTCTCCCGCTTCAAGAATGAAGACTCCAGCCTTCTGATGGAACTGGAACGCCAGCACAGCGGCAGGCTGATCTTCCGCGGCGACCACAACCAGCACCGCGAAAGCTTTGCCATCTACGACGCCCGGTACGACAACAAGCCCCTGTACCAGTCCGGCCAGTAACCTGTACTATCGCACCACCAGCCTTCCGGCCGGGCGACTTGGTCGCCCGGCCTTTTTTAATCCCCCATGAACCGCATTCCCACCTCGCCGAACGATCCCGTCAACACGGACATCCTCATGGTGGCGGAAGACCGCGTCAAAGGTTTCCGCCGCCTGCCCTTCCACGCCATCGCCGAACAGTGCGGCCACCCCGTGCCCCTGGTCATTGAACGGCTCAAGGCCATGATGGAGGCCGGCGTGGTGCGGCGCGTGCGCCAGACGCTTCTTGCCACCAAGCTGGCCCAGGGGGCCCTGGTAGCCTGGCGCGTGCCGGAAGAAAGGCTGGAAGCCGCCTTTGACTGGATGAAGGCTCACGACCCCTTCACGGGCCATGTGGTGCTCCGCAACACGGACAGCGCCAATCCCGGAGCCGACTACCGGCTCTGGACCACGATCAAGGTGCCCGTGGGCTGCGGCACGCTGGAAGGACACTGCGACATCCTGAAGCGCCACGTAGGCGCGGACGACTACGTCCTGCTGCCCGCTCGCGGCGTCTTTGCGCTGGGCGTGGGCCACATGCGCCGCAGGAACCTCCAGCCCGGCGACAAGACGCCGGAACCCGCCCCCATGCAGGAGACGAAAACCGTCTCCCTCTCCGGACTGGAATGGAAAGTCCTGCTTTCCGTCAAGGAACAGCTCAAACCGGAGGAAATGGTGGAAGACCCCTGGTCCCTCCGCGCCGCGCAGATGGGACTAAGTACGGAGGAATACTGCCGCACGGCGGAAGAACTGGACAGAAAACAGGTCATCGGCCGCTTCGCCACCTTCCTGGAGCATGTGCGCGCCAAAACGGAGGACGGCCCCGTCACCAAATACAACGGACTGTTCCACTGGACGGTACCCGCCGGCATGGAAATCCGGGCCGGTTCCGAATGCGGACGCCACATCTGCATGACCCACTGCTACTGGAGAACAGGGGGGGACGTCTTCGGCGGCGCACAAATCATGGGCGTGGTGCATGGGCTGGAACGGGACTCCGTGATGGAGCACAAGGCCGCCATTGACCGCCATCTGGACGCCAAGGGCATTCCCGTGCTGCATACGGCCGTCTTCTGGGGGGAACGCTCAGAAATCAAGCCTTCCGAAATCTCTCCGGAAGTGTACGAAAAATGGCTGGAAGACGTCAAAGCCGCTCCTACCCTCCCCTGACATATCCCGTCCTTCCTTTCCTCCGGGCCGGCATGCCCCGTGGCAAACTTGTTTCACGAACGGCATTCCCTCCCGCACCTCCATTCTGGCATGGTGGCGATGCTCCCTCAACCCTGCGGAGCATGCGCCATGAAAACACACCATCTCTATTCCACAGCCATGATCCTGGCCGCCGCGGCCATGATCTCCGCCCAGCCCTTGTCCGCCCAAACCATCAGCGGCACCCAGACGAAGGCGGTCAACATGACGGAAGGCAAACTGACCGTCACGGGAACGGGATTCCTGAACGTTGAAAAAAACGCCGTCAACCTGAACAAGGAAATCCAGTCCCTCCTGGAAATTGAAATCCTGGAAGGAGGCCGCATATCCGGAAAAAGGGCCCTCGCGCTTGATCCGGACATGGAAAAGGGAGTCACGGGAGAATTGATCCGCCTGAACAATGCAGGCACGATGACAGGCACGGAAAACCAGGCCATCGACCTCAGCCACATGATCAACACTTCCGCCACCATCACCAATACGGGCGCCATTTCCGCGTCCCAGAAAGGCGCCGTCAAGCTGGGCAACAACGCCACCCTCATCAATTCCGGCCTTATTGAAACAACGGCAGCCGGGGAAAACGGCATCACCGCCAAAAATTACAACCCAGAGGACGACGGCATCTCCACATTCGCCCACGGGCTTCAGCTCATCAACTCCGGAGACGGCAGAATCATCGGCATGAAACACGGCGTCACCGGGGAAGGAGAAGCCGCCGTCACCAACTCCGCCCTGATTGAAGGCAAGGGAGGCTCCGGCCTGAACTGGGACTGGGACCCAACCCTCCAGCAGAACGACAAATACATCGTCACCGTAATCAATGAAGAAAACGGCATGATCCGCGGCACGGGGAACACCACCGCCCTGGACGGGGACGGGGTGGACGTGGACTACGCCGTCAACCTGACCAACCGTGGCCAGATCATCGCCAAAGACTCCTTCGGCAGTGCGGACGGCCTGGCCATCGGGGGCGGCAGCGTGACCAATTCGGGAACCATCTCCGCTTCCAACTCCAACGCGGCCGGGCAGGCCTATGGCATTCTGGTGGATGATTCCGACGGAGGGAACGCCTTTGAATCCGTCGCCATCCTCAACTCCGGCACCATCCAAGGGGAAGGAAGCAACGGCGTAGGCATCAAAATCGTCAGCGACCAGGCCAACAGCATTACGATGGCGGGCGGCCTGATTCATGGCGGCAGCGGAACAGCGGTCATCATGGGTTCCGGAAACGATACCTTCACTTACATGGCCGGAACCGTCAGCGGCGGCATCGACGGCGGCTCCGGAAACAATGCCATGATCTTCCAAAGTGCCGCCGGACAGAGTACGACCTTCAATGCCGACCTGAAAAACTTCAATTCCATACGGGTTGAATCGGGAGACATCGTTCTGAGCGGGCTCACCATCACGATGGAGCTTGCCTCCCTCAGCCAGGATTCGCCCCTGTTCACGCTTTCCGGCAGCACCTCCAGGGAAACCGGCCCTTCCCTGAGCTTTCAGGACGTAACCCTCCAACTGCTGGGAACCGGAAACGTCAATACCGATTCCGATGACGGAGGGATGGTTTACTTCCAACTGGCGTCCGACGGCATCAGCCTGGACGGGCTGGATATCCGCACGGAACAGGGGTACCAGCTGGACCTGAGCCGGGACGGCTTCATCGGCATCAACTTCAATACCCCGGAACCGACCGCTGCCGTTCTGGGCATCTTCGGCTTCTCCCTCGTCCTGCTGCGCCGGAGGCGCAAAGCAGCCTGAATGCCCGGACGCTTTTCAGAACTGCAATAAAAAAGACATTCTCAGCAAAAGCAGCTTCTTGCTTCCGGCCGGAAAATCCGTCAAGGAAGCCTTTCCGTTGCAAGCCCTCCCATCCGGACAAGGCAACAGGACTCCCAGGCGTCGTCCCAATTCATAAAACCGCTTATGGCCGGTGATGCGAATTTACGGCCCGGCTGGGGCCCTCGGATATTTACATTTGCACAGCCGGATATTACAATAGAAAAACGGGCCCGCGTTTGTCCGCCTGAAACCAACAAGGCGAACTACGCCAAATGGGAATCGGCGGAGTTTATCGTATCAAGTGAAAGAGAAACCGAACATGAACAGAATAAATATCATATGCCTCGGCGTTAAAGACATGGAAAAGGCCATCCGCTTTTATCGGGACGGCCTGGGCTTTCAGACAAAGGAAAAAAGCAACACCCCCGATGTCATCTTTTTCAGTACTTCCGGTACAAAGCTGGAATTATATCCTCTGGATCTTTTGGCAAAGGATATCAACAAGGACAATCCTCCGGAAACAGGTACGGGATTCGCCGGAATCACGCTTGCTTATAATGCCAAAAGCAAGGAAGAAGTGGTGGAAGTCGTCGAACTTGCCCGCAAGGCGGGGGCAACGATTGTAAAAGAGCCGCAGGATGTGTTCTGGGGCGGTTTTCATGCCTATTTTGCCGATTTGGACGGCTACTGCTGGGAAGTCGCGTGGGGACCGCGTGACGAATTTGATGACAACGACATGCTGGTTTTGTAACGGGCAAAACGGGCCTGGGACGAAGGCGCAATTCCCTGTTCACCGGACCGGCTGAATGCCGTCCCCGGTCACAGGGAACCGGCTCCTCTTTCAACAGGGGAAGGCAGCATGTCGCATATACCGTGAAATGCTGCCTTCAGCTTTTCAGGGCGTTTTTTCCGCATTTGGCTCCTTCCTACGGTCTTTGTCTGCAAGGAGCGTTTTTCTCATGCGGCTTTGGGAAAAGCGTGGCGTGGCCAATTCTATCGGCAGGCCGGACAAGGACTTGACGATTTTTTCTGTTGCGGCGCCTCAATCCCGAATGGCGGCGGCTTTACAAAGCCGTGCTGCCACGGGCGATATCTCTTGATTCCGGATGGGAAAAATGTCCGTTTCATGCGGATTCACGAGTCTGCCGCCGCGAAACGGCTTGCGCCTTCCGACACCCGTGGCCGCCATTCATACCATGAAAAAAACGGAACCGCCCTGCACCCCGTGCAGGACGGCTCCGTTTAAACCGGGAAAAGCGATGATATTTCCCCGCCTGGTTCCTACTGCTTCTTTTCCGCTTCTGCGGGAGCCTGTTCGGCAGTTCCGGCAGAGGGATTCTTGTAGGAAACGGCAAAGGCATCGTACTTGGCCGGCAGCTTCCTGTCCGGGAACATGAGTTCATGCAGACGGTACAGGGCCGCCGCTTCCTTCACGTTGAGGGGACGCGTCTTCATCTGCATCTCGGGAATCACGGTTTCCGGATTATGCTTTCTGGCCTCCACCGCGGCGGATACCGCGGAGTTTTCCAGGAACTGGGCAACATCCGGCATGCGCAGGTAGGCATCCAGGGAGCGGGTGATGCTGGCGGAACCGAGGTTCTCGTCGGAACCATGCAGGAGCACCAGCGCTTCCGCAAAATAATCCAGAGCCTTGTTGGGGTCCCTTGATGCGAGGGAGGCTGCTCCCAGGGCGTACTTCATGCGCGCCTGCTGAAGGCGCGTGGCGTTCTTCTTCGTTGCGAGGAAGGAGGAGGCCTGGGTCTTCACCTCATTCCAGTTCCTGTCCGGAATCAGGGCCATGATTTTGGCCACTTCCAAATCATTCTGTGCGGAAGGGGACAGATTGACAGTCCTGACGGGGAACCGGGACACCAGCCCCTTCACGCCGGCCCAGTCCATCATGCGCATGGCGCATTCCAGTTCATTGACGGCTGCCCGGGCGGACAGGCTGTCCTTGATGGGAAGCGTGGCGGCATACTTGCCGATCAGGGCATGGAACTTGTTGCGGGCGTCCTGGTACTTGCGGTTTTCCATGGCTACCTTCGCGTCGACGAAATCATCCGTTTCAAAAATGTACAGCGTCCTGAACGCGCTGGCAGCCTGTTGAAGAATGTCCTGGGATTCCCGTGTTTCCACAAACTGGACCATGGGACCGTTGGCCGACAGAATGAAAATATCCGTCGGGCGGCCATTCTTGATGGCGGGATTCGCTACGCGGGCCCTCAGGCGGGGAGGATCCGCGGCGTTCTGCGCCATGGCCGGAACCAGAGTGGACAGACCGGCCAATACCATTATTACTGAAAGTGCTTTCATATCGTTTATATGCTAACCGTGTTTCGTTATTTCTGCCCCCTGGCGGAACGGATGGCCGCTTCATAGGCGGCGATGTCCGAACGTTCCTGGCTGACGGCAGGATCGGAACCGAATCTGGACACCTTGTCCTTGACCTGGTTGAGCAGGTCGCTGTCCTCCGCGGTCATCCTCTTGCGGTTGGCCGGAGTATCCAGCAACTGGACATACTGGCTGCCCGTCCTCCATGCGACGTACCTGTCGGAAGGCTGCTTGCCGGTGCCCTGGGACATCTTGTTTCTGTTCCACAGCGTATCCATCTGGGCCAGCATGGCGGGAGCGGACCATTTCACCAGGCCCTTGTAATCGGCGCCCGTAATGTTCATGAAGCAGACCAGGGCCTTGTCCGGCTCATTCTGCTTCAGATAGGCCTGCCCCTGCAGGAAGAGGACTTCCGGCAGATTCTTCTTGTAGGACTTGTCGGCGCGGTATTTCTCCGCGGCGGCAATCACGGCGGGCCAGTCCTGGCGGGCGGCGGTGAACTTGACCAGATTGTACTGGGCGTCTTCCATGGCCTTGCGGTCCGGATTGGAGCTGGATTCCTCCTT
This genomic stretch from Akkermansia biwaensis harbors:
- a CDS encoding rod shape-determining protein, translated to MSSFFQKIVKLFSYDIGIDLGTANTLVNVKDQGIVLREPSVVAVKGDKVLAVGDEAKRMLGRTPGSVTAIRPLKDGVIADFYITEEMLRYFIKKATARYYLIKPRVLIAIPSGITEVERRAVKESAEAAGARRVHLIEEPMAAAIGVGLPVQEAAGNMIVDIGGGTTEVALISLSGIVYSRSVRCAGDELDDAIISYMRRTYNLMVGERTAEDIKIRIGSAYPLPQELSIEVKGRDLVAGLPKTVTIRSEEVREALTEQLNTIVDAVRTTLERCPPELAADLVDRGIVLAGGGALLRGLDQLLHEQTGLPIHIAEDPLSAVAEGTGKALQELDFFTNVTDAED
- a CDS encoding Rne/Rng family ribonuclease, translated to MLKKIKRAFGFGSCDPMEGSTIIINAEKLERRVALLENGVLEEYTIEREGEDNIVGGIFKGRVKNIEPGLKAMFVDIGQEKNAFLHFWDALPAALDSSLEEIEREGRPKKQQRKITSKDIPDIYPIGSEIMVQVTKGPIGTKGPRVTTNVSLAGRYLVLMPFTDQFGISRKIEDPKERLRLRQIMQKLNVPDGMGIIMRTVAQGQRYRHFVRDLAMLLEQWYSVEEKKEANPAPVCVYKEPDLIERTARDFLTDTVDNIICDDSETTEHMRSIAGKISRRAKRHIQHFPVRTPIFEELGIEKQINEAFQRQVLLPCGGYLVIDETEALIAIDVNTGRNKGTKDLDKTILDTNLEAAYEIARQLRLRNIGGLVVVDFIDMRHRKDQQAVYKAMKERLKRDKAKTQVLQITPIGLMEMTRQRLNESLRESVHDPCPYCSGRGRIKSVMTMSVEIQRQIYACIQKYRDTIGDMVIVVNSEVLSRFKNEDSSLLMELERQHSGRLIFRGDHNQHRESFAIYDARYDNKPLYQSGQ
- a CDS encoding Lrp/AsnC family transcriptional regulator, whose protein sequence is MNRIPTSPNDPVNTDILMVAEDRVKGFRRLPFHAIAEQCGHPVPLVIERLKAMMEAGVVRRVRQTLLATKLAQGALVAWRVPEERLEAAFDWMKAHDPFTGHVVLRNTDSANPGADYRLWTTIKVPVGCGTLEGHCDILKRHVGADDYVLLPARGVFALGVGHMRRRNLQPGDKTPEPAPMQETKTVSLSGLEWKVLLSVKEQLKPEEMVEDPWSLRAAQMGLSTEEYCRTAEELDRKQVIGRFATFLEHVRAKTEDGPVTKYNGLFHWTVPAGMEIRAGSECGRHICMTHCYWRTGGDVFGGAQIMGVVHGLERDSVMEHKAAIDRHLDAKGIPVLHTAVFWGERSEIKPSEISPEVYEKWLEDVKAAPTLP
- a CDS encoding VOC family protein — translated: MNRINIICLGVKDMEKAIRFYRDGLGFQTKEKSNTPDVIFFSTSGTKLELYPLDLLAKDINKDNPPETGTGFAGITLAYNAKSKEEVVEVVELARKAGATIVKEPQDVFWGGFHAYFADLDGYCWEVAWGPRDEFDDNDMLVL